A window from Purpureocillium takamizusanense chromosome 3, complete sequence encodes these proteins:
- the TVP18 gene encoding Golgi apparatus membrane protein tvp18 (COG:S~EggNog:ENOG503P2YX~TransMembrane:4 (i39-56o62-85i105-124o130-148i)): MVSLAARCSECCPRRCTTSSASSPSSLAWPRQRLTPGRLGILSMIICLATGISTIFTFHVGLIIFCAFAIAFAFLILFIEVPLLLRICPTSAKFDAFVRKISTNYMRAGAYAIMCAVMFVSIAFGRSALIAAGVFLTLTAICYLLAGIKGQAFVGSKTLGGQGVAQMIV; encoded by the exons ATGGTGAGCTTGGCCGCGCGCTGCTCCGAATGCTGTCCTCGGCGATGCACCACGAgctcggcatcatcgccgtcgtcacttGCGTGGCCACGACAGCGGCTAACACCCGGCAGGCTGGGCATCTTGTCCATGATCATTTGCCTGGCAACAGGCATCTCGACCATCTTTACCTTTCACGTTGGCCTCATCATCTTCTGCGCCTTTGCCAT CGCGTTCGCCTTCCTGATCCTCTTCATCGAGGTTCCTCTGCTGCTCCGCATCTGCCCGACCTCGGCCAAGTTTGACGCGTTCGTCCGCAAGATCTCGACCAACTAcatgcgcgcgggcgcctaCGCCATCATGTGCGCCGTCATGTTTGTCAGCATCGCCTTCGGCCGCAGTGCGCtcatcgccgcgggcgtcttCCTCACACTCACCGCCATCTGCTACCTGCTGGCCGGCATCAAGGGCCAGGCCTTTGTTGGCAGCAAGAcgctcggcggccagggcgtcgcccAGATGATTGTCTAA
- a CDS encoding uncharacterized protein (EggNog:ENOG503NYYR~COG:E) has product MDPAPRGRGAIDDRALSADSQGSPAGARAHTTAIVEVTFSSSSKSGTPPTSRENIVDPALLCFASTSATLLLLPGELNQRRAIGLNRHYGLILSSSTTIRRRRRHRPLAPPQATPRNIMTFTVLTDEQVNAVLEGLDLNELDEFRHVLASALHEFSTNTQADDDGVYQQPHRVTTYHPGTRATTLYMPSCGPEGMGCKVVSLTSSAATRDPSVKPISPTGVVNLFSPDGKPLGLVHASTLTAFRTALSSACLLTRRNHVKTITVFGSGNQAYWHVRLALMMRGSTIKHVNVINRRFSESAAAILKRFTVIPQAVKEREGWSHTKFGILTPTFHEYQRLLWEQVRSSDVIYCCTPSREDLFDASILTSREARMKGRLIVAVGSYTPEMRELPEALLLQATKHHDKHARHFHKHAEEAGVIVVDTLEGVLKEAGEIISAKIGPHQLVELGELVMLHRLAVEESGSDTTGSQTPVSVADADSVDIGERTPSMSTVYSSSSRRGESPSGSRSPGHSRKPSFPLPFRSHSNSSSDTTEKKKEDSLSRWLRDGTVVYKSVGLGLMDLVVGMHLVQVAREKKVGTHVEGF; this is encoded by the exons ATGGATCCGGCCCCCCGGGGGAGAGGGGCCATAGATGATCGGGCTTTATCGGCCGATAGCCAGGGTTCCCcggcgggggcgcgcgcgcacaccaCGGCTATCGTTGAGGTGACTttcagcagctcgtccaagTCAGGGACGCCTCCTACATCACGAGAAAACATCGTCGACCCAGCTctgctttgctttgcttctACATCTGCAACACTGCTCTTGCTGCCCGGGGAGCTGAACCAGAGACGAGCCATTGGACTGAATCGACATTACGGACTGATTCTctcttcatcgacgacgatacgacgaagacgacgacatcggccGCTTGCCCCCCCGCAGGCGACCCCGCGCAACATCATGACCTTTACCGTCCTCACAGACGAGCAGGTcaacgccgtcctcgagggcctcgacctcaacgagctcgacgagttcCGCCATGTCCTGGCCTCGGCACTCCACGAGTTCTCGACCAACacgcaggccgacgacgatggcgtctACCAGCAGCCGCACCGCGTCACGACATACCACCCGGGCACGCGGGCCACGACGCTCTACATGCCGTCGTGCGGGCCCGAAGGCATGGGCTGCAagg TCGTGTCGctgacctcgtcggccgccacccgcgACCCCTCGGTCAAGCCCATCAGCCCGACAGGCGTCGTCAACCTCTTCTcgcccgacggcaagcccctcggcctcgtccacgccaGCACGCTCACGGCCTTCCGCACCGCCCTCAGctcggcctgcctgctcaCCCGCCGCAACCACGTCAAGACCATCACCGTcttcggcagcggcaaccaGGCCTACTGGcacgtccgcctcgccctcatgATGCGCGGCAGCACCATCAAGCACGTCAACGTCATCAACCGCCGCTTCTCcgagagcgccgccgccatcctcaagcGTTTCACCGTCATCCcccaggccgtcaaggagcgcgagggctGGTCCCACACCAAGTTCGGCATCCTCACTCCCACCTTCCACGAGTACCAGCGCCTGCTCTGGGAGCAGGTCCGGAGCTCCGACGTCATCTACTGCTGCACGCCCTCGCGCGAGGACCTCTTCGACGCCTCCATCCTCACCTCCCGCGAGGCCCGCATGAAGGgccgcctcatcgtcgccgtcggcagctACACCCCGGAGATGAGGGAGCTGCCCGAGGCTCTGCTCCTCCAGGCCACCAAGCACCACGACAAGCACGCGCGCCACTTCCACAAgcacgccgaggaggcgggcgtcatcgtcgtcgacacgctcgagggcgtcctcaaggaggcgggcgagatcATCTCAGCCAAGATTGGCCCGCACCAGCTGGTCGA actcggcgagctcgtcatgctgcaccgtctcgccgtcgaagAGTCCGGGTCCGACACGACGGGTTCGCAGACGCCCGTCTcggtcgccgacgccgattCGGTAGACATTGGCGAAAGGACGCCGTCCATGTCCACGGTGtacagcagctcgtcgcggcggggcGAGAGCCCTTCAGGGTCTCGGTCCCCGGGGCATTCGCGCAAGCCGAGCTTCCCCCTGCCGTTCCGATCGCATTCAAACAGCTCGTCCGACacgacggagaagaagaaggaggactCGCTGTCCCGCTGGCTGCGAGACGGGACCGTGGTGTACAAGAGCGTGGGCCTGGGGCTCATGGACCTGGTCGTGGGCATGCACCTCGTCCAGGTCGCACGCGAGAAGAAGGTGGGCACGCATGTGGAGGGCTTTTAA
- the POT1 gene encoding Acetyl-CoA C-acyltransferase (EggNog:ENOG503NUEC~COG:I) produces MGALDRISQLGGQLSGNPTAGGRDRILEKRPDDIVVTAATRTAFTKGGKGGFKDTAAADLMAGVLKSVIERSKINPALVEDICVGTVLAPGGGATEMRGASLVAGFPETTAVRTLNRQCSSGLQACVDVANQIRAGMIDVGIGAGVESMSTQYGPSAVTEFSELLESHPEAANCKVPMGVLSEDMAKDLKISRADQDAFAAASYQKAVKAQKAGLFDQEITPLKVKFEDPKSGETKDITVARDDGVRDGITAESLAKIRPAFAADGSIHAGNASQISDGAAAVLLMRRDTAEKLGQTIIGKYVCASIVGVKPLLMGQGPWKAIPKALDLAGISRDDVDIYEINEAFASQCLWSANELGIPHDKINPKGGAIAFGHPLGCTGARQVSTLLYELKRTGKKVGNTSMCVGTGMGMSAVWVAE; encoded by the exons ATGGGTG CCCTCGACAGAATctcccagctcggcggccagctctcTGGCAACCCGACCGCCGGCGGTCGCGACCGGATCCTCGAGAAGCGTCCCGACGAT AtcgtcgtcacggccgccacgcgcaCCGCCTTcaccaagggcggcaagggcgggttcaaggacacggcggcggcggacctcATGGCCGGCGTGCTCAAGTCGGTGATTGAGCGGTCCAAGATCAAcccggcgctcgtcgaggacattTGCGTCGGCACGGTGctggcgcccggcggcggcgccaccgagatgcgcggcgcctcgctcgtggccggcttccccgagacgacggccgtccGCACGCTCAACCGCCAGTGCTCGTCGGGCCTGCAGGCgtgcgtcgacgtcgccaaccAGATCCGCGCCGGCATGATCGACGTGGGaatcggcgccggcgtcgagagCATGTCCACCCAGTACGGCccctccgccgtcaccgagttctccgagctgctcgagtcccaccccgaggccgccaacTGCAAGGTCCCCATGGGCGTCCTGTCCGAGGACATGGCCAAGGACCTCAAGATCTCGCGCGCCGACCAGgacgccttcgccgccgcctcgtaccaaaaggccgtcaaggcccaAAAGGCGGGCCTCTTCGACCAGGAAATCACCCCGCTCAAGGTCAAGTTCGAGGACCCCAAGTCGGGCGAGACAAAGGACAtcaccgtcgcccgcgacgacggcgtccgcgacggcatcaccgccgagTCCCTGGCCAAGATCCGCCCGGCCtttgccgccgacggctccaTCCACGCCGGCAACGCCAGCCAAATctccgacggcgccgccgccgtcctgctcATGCGCCGCGAcaccgccgagaagctcggccAGACCATCATCGGCAAGTACGTCTGCGcctccatcgtcggcgtcaagcCCCTCCTCATGGGCCAGGGCCCCTGGAAGGCCATCcccaaggccctcgacctcgccggcatctcccgcgacgacgtcgacatctACGAGATCAACGAGGCCTTTGCCAGCCAGTGCCTGTGGTCCGCCAACGAGCTCGGCATCCCCCACGACAAGATCAAccccaagggcggcgccatcgccttTGGCCACCCCCTCGGCTGCACCGGCGCCCGCCAGGTCTCCACCCTGCTCTACGAGCTCAAGCGCACCGGCAAGAAGGTCGGCAATACGTCCATGTGCGTCGGCACCGGCATGGGCATGAGCGCCGTCTGGGTGGCCGAGTAA
- a CDS encoding Peptide-methionine (R)-S-oxide reductase (BUSCO:EOG09264NEF~COG:O~EggNog:ENOG503P2R6), with the protein MRFSPLLSKVLFTFSNFTRLRTPHLVHQAHLARLRPVPLRSMSGIPFLGALFGSSSSSSSKMSYPDQRSDDEWRAVLNKEQFRILREKATEPPGSGKFDKHYPEEGVYTCAGCQAPLYKAKQKFSSGCGWPAYFDSIPGAVTRHEDKAFGMTRTEIVCSNCGGHLGHVFKGEGFPTPTDERHCVNSVSLSFSPDDKAKESKA; encoded by the exons ATGCGAttctcgccgctgctgtccaAGGTCCTGTTCACCTTTTCCAACTTCACCCGCCTGCGGACCCCGCATCTCGTCCATCAGGCCCATCTTGCCCGGCTGCGCCCCGTGCCCTTGAGGTCCATGTCCGGCATCCCGTTCCTGGGCGCTCTGTTTGgatcctcgtcttccagcTCGTCCAAGATGTCCTACCCCGACCAGCgttccgacgacgagtggcGGGCGGTGCTTAACAAAG AGCAATTCCGCATCCTCCGCGAAAAGGCCACCGAGCCGCCCGGGTCGGGCAAGTTCGACAAGCACTACCCGGAGGAGGGCGTCTACACGTGCGCGGGGTGCCAGGCGCCGCTGTACAAGGCCAAGCAAAAGTTCTCGtcgggctgcggctggccggcgtACTTTGACAGCATCCCCGGGGCGGTGACGCGGCACGAGGACAAGGCGTTTGGCATGACGCGGACCGAGATTGTGTGCTCCAACTGCGGCGGCCACCTGGGCCATGTGTTCAAGGGCGAGGGCTtcccgacgccgacggacgAGCGGCACTGTGTCAACAGCGTGAGCCTCAGCTTTTCgcccgacgacaaggccaaggagagCAAGGCCTAG
- the AGE2 gene encoding ARF GAP with effector function(s) (COG:T~EggNog:ENOG503NZDI) codes for MGGPPATTDRLDTTHDLIHLFLVLLARPRDARPRRSARHLTNSLRWQPSTLPHGDTASIMSRRAPNPAAERAAQNQATIKSLLKLEPNKVCADCKRNKHPRWASWNLGVFVCIRCSGIHRGMGTHISRVKSVDLDSWTDEQLQSILSWGNARANKYWEAKLAAGHAPSEAKIENFIRTKYELKRWVMDGPMPDPASLDVDGDDDVPLSLVKEKQAIERKESIRKSSIGQSQAPRRAPEADLIGGDDPVPARASTASPAASRVAPKAEPAAPKATNTKDSLLGLDFLGGSTAPPRPSSTPGVTSPGGQSRPDLKQSILSLYATAPKPQPQHQPQHNHPQAPQQQHGQFGGMPSPPMTQQGGFNDAFSSLSIGNNAPRAPAAADPFAGLGGGSSGRSNSQTSSSNAFGGLSGGGFFDAKPSGPVAPLHQQRPSNSGFSGLSSSSSPPPAKPAAPKPAQSSAMGDLFDLSSPVSQTMSSPLPQSTAPPASTSSVFNLSAPQNKPAPPPAATTTSASAFGGMGMADPWGGNEWATSAPAPAPAAPAKASPELAKTTSSGLGWGSGGAFASTPIVPGSGGGFNPAPKVTADEEFGGWASSAAPASASTAAPKQSGFGGDDDLFSNVWQ; via the exons ATgggggggccgcccgccaccacagACCGACTCGACACGACACACGATCTCATCCatctcttcctcgtccttcTGGCTCGGCCCCGCGAcgcccgtcctcgacgcAGCGCCCGGCATCTCACCAACTCCCTTCGCTGGCAGCCCTCCACTCTCCCACACGGCGACACGGCGTCCATCATGTCACGACGCGCCCCGAACCCCGCCGctgagcgggcggcgcagaaCCAGGCCACCATCAAGAGCCTCCTGAAGCTCGAGCCCAACAAGGTCTGCGCCGATTGCAAGAGGAACAAGC ACCCCCGATGGGCCAGCTGGAACCTGGGCGTCTTCGTCTGTATCCGCTGCTCGGGCATCCACCGCGGCATGGGCACCCACATCAGCCGCGTAAAGTCGGTCGACCTCGACTCTTGgaccgacgagcagctccagAGCATCCTCAGCTGGGGCAATGCCCGCGCCAACAAGTACTGGGAGGCcaagctggccgccggccacgccccCTCCGAGGCCAAGATCGAGAACTTTATCCGCACAAAGTACGAGCTCAAGCGCTGGGTCATGGACGGACCCATGCCCGACCCcgccagcctcgacgtcgacggcgacgacgacgtgcctctcagcctcgtcaaggagaagcaggccaTAGAGAGGAAGGAGTCGATCCGCAAGTCGTCCATCGGCCAGTCGCAggccccgcggcgcgcccccGAGGCCGACCTCATCGGTGGCGACGACCCCGTCCCCGCCAGGGCGAGCACCGCCAGCCCTGCCGCCAGCCGCGTCGCGCCCAaggccgagcccgccgcgcccaaggCGACAAACACCAAGGACTCGCTGCTGGGGCTCGATTTCCTCGGGGGTTCGACGGCCCCGCCCCGGCCCTCCAGCACGCCTGGTGTCACCTCGCCCGGCGGACAGTCGCGGCCCGACCTGAAGCAGTCCATCCTCTCCCTCTACGCCACCGCACCcaagccccagccccagcatcAACCACAGCACAACCACCCCCAGGCCCCGCAACAACAGCACGGCCAGTTCGGCGGCATGCCGTCTCCGCCCATGACCCAACAGGGCGGCTTCAACGACGCCTTCAGCAGCCTCAGCATAGGAAACAACGCGCCCCgagcccccgccgccgccgaccccttTGCCGGGCTGGGAGGCGGGTCTAGCGGGCGGTCCAACTCGCAGACATCCAGCTCCAACGCTTTCGGCGGGTTGAGCGGAGGTGGCTTCTTCGACGCCAAGCCGTCCGGGCCCGTGGCTCCTCTCCACCAGCAGAGGCCCTCCAACTCTGGCTTCAGCGGgctcagctcgtcgtcgtcgcctcctccggcGAAGCCCGCTGCGCCGAAGCCCGCCCAATCCTCGGCCATGGGCGACCTTTTTGACCTGTCGTCTCCGGTGAGCCAGACGATGTCGTCCCCACTACCGCAATCCACGGCACCTCCCGCATCCACCAGCTCCGTCTTCAACCTCTCCGCCCCCCAGAACAAGCCCGCTCCGCCCCCCGCGGCGACCACGACGTCTGCGAGCGCCTTTGGaggcatgggcatggcggATCCGTGGGGCGGCAATGAGTGGGCCACAtccgccccagccccagccccggCGGCCCCCGCAAAGGCGAGCCCGGAACTGGCCAAGACGACCTCGagcggcctgggctgggggAGCGGTGGTGCCTTTGCCAGCACGCCCATCGTGCcgggctccggcggcggcttcaaCCCGGCGCCCAAGGTgactgccgacgaggagtttggcggctgggcgagcagcgcggcgcccgcgagcgccagcacggcggccccCAAGCAGTCGGGGTtcggcggggacgacgacctcTTCTCCAACGTCTGGCAGTAG
- a CDS encoding uncharacterized protein (COG:S~EggNog:ENOG503P57M~TransMembrane:1 (i74-93o)) codes for MSEAYERERQNNARLDELSAKVSALRGVTIDIYDNARAQDVIDNTSETFSSMTSQMKGSASRLTRMAASGNKVAILKLAGIIIAIFIVLYYGLKLFF; via the exons ATGTCAGAAGCGtacgagcgcgagcgccagAACAACGCCCGCTTGGACGAGCTCTCCGCCAAGGTCTCcgcgctgcgcggcgtcaCCATCGACATATACGACAATGCGCGCGCCCAGGACGTCATCGACAACACG TCCGAGACCTTCTCGTCCATGACCTCGCAGATGAAAGGCTCCGCCAGCAGGCTCACCCGCATGGCCGCCTCCGGCAACAAGGTCGCCATCCTTAAGCTcgcgggcatcatcatcgccatcttcatcgtGCTGTACTACGGGCTGAAGCTCTTCTTTtga
- a CDS encoding uncharacterized protein (COG:S~EggNog:ENOG503NWAM), whose translation MGLHNPLPSSVKSECKKCGKILASFVNPRQAFGPDKVIPPSVLSNAKGLAVITILKAGFLGSGRIGSGVVVARLPDGSWSAPSAIALGGAGFGGQIGFELADFVFVLNDTNAVKTFAQAGSLTLGGNVSLAAGPVGRNAEAAGAASLKSVAGIFSYSKTRGLFAGVSLEGSAIIERRDANEQLYGTRYTAQQILTGSVQSPPEAQSLMAVLNSRAFSGMRAGSMTDDSMYNDIPVYASEHDDVVWEGRRGSAYGEGVQRDRTGSGSGSFGRPSRSNTWQDDVYDRPTGGGGGFGGPARSNTFSSTRDNDDYVYRDNAPPTEKKVGPGRPAAPKPNFAAKQALNKNQAVALYNFEADQPGDLGFKKGEVITVLKKTDSDNDWWTGMIGTRHGIFPSNYVKMKE comes from the exons ATGGGCCTCCACAACCCTCTCCCCTCGTCCGTCAAGT CGGAATGCAAAAAGTGCGGCAAGATCCTCGCCTCCTTCGTCAATCCCCGCCAGGCCTTCGGCCCCGACAAGGTCATACCGCCGTCGGTACTCTCCAATGCAaagggcctcgccgtcatcaccatcctcaaggccggcttcctcggctCCGGCCGCATCGGtagcggcgtcgtcgtcgcccgcctgcccgatGGCTCCTGGAGCGCCCCgagcgccatcgccctcggcggcgccggcttcggcggccAGATCGGcttcgagctcgccgacttcgtcttcgtcctcaaCGATACCAACGCCGTAAAGACGTTTGCCCAGGCCGGCTCCCTGaccctcggcggcaacgtctccctcgccgccggccccgtcggccgcaacgccgaggccgccggcgccgcctccctcaagagcgtcgccggcatctTTAGCTACTCCAAGACGCGCGGCCTCTTCGCCGGCGTCTCCCTCGAGGGCTCCGCCATCatcgagcgccgcgacgccaacGAGCAGCTATACGGCACCCGCTACACCGCACAGCAGATCCTCACCGGCTCCGTCCAGTCCCCGCCTGAGGCCCAATCCCTCATGGCCGTCCTCAACTCTCGCGCCTTCAGCGGCATGCGCGCCGGCTCCATGACCGACGACTCCATGTACAACGACATCCCCGTCTACGCGAgcgagcacgacgacgtcgtctgggagggccgccgcggcagcgcatacggcgagggcgtccaGCGCGACCGcaccggctccggctccggctccttcggccgccccagccgctcAAACACCTGGCAGGACGACGTCTACGACCGTcccaccggcggcggcggcggtttcGGCGGCCCCGCCCGCTCCAACACCTTCAGCTCGACCCGCGACAATGACGACTACGTCTACCGCGACAACGCGCCCccgacggagaagaaggtcgggcccgggcggcccgccgcgccgaagccgaaTTTTGCCGCCAAGCAGGCGCTCAATAAGaaccaggccgtcgccctctACAACTTTGAAGCCGACCAGCCCGGCGACCTAGGCTTCAAGAAGGGCGAGGTCATCACCGtgctgaagaagacggaCAGCGACAACGACTGGTG GACGGGCATGATTGGCACGCGGCACGGCATATTCCCCAGCAACTACGTCAAGATGAAGGAGTGA
- a CDS encoding uncharacterized protein (EggNog:ENOG503PZFD) — MMSHAPAPADRHVCDCGKSFLRKEHLRRHQATHSGPAFSCLVCGRSFSRSDLLRRHAAIHGNAAAVPDSRRGRACDTCHANKTRCDGGKQCSLCAKRGVECTYGRREAISPSQPPRTASGSHSPVDGAAGLTSASASTPATVSPPSATSDPVVPPSAALSLGPPKVAQSNGSHHDGFTTRSALQAILRAAAAHCSVTAPAQLSPPLTVPGSWLTACTQSYLSTFHNRWPIVHAPSFDHETDSVLLVASVVMVNSWLHYDRGLKELTMQIHDVLVNKSFKDLSHDTYDPSSPWPLETYQVALLNIIFAFETGREACIKRARRLLSLLVAALRQNNCFCSEAQDRERNTHFPGPFVPWVFTTMERWKRFAFTTLQIDVFLSLFCNQPPLLRREELDLGLTSTFAMWNSYGLHIFFPRHENEPWARDAYKMSSLDVGSRQQSPQGVLIEDVQLCLLGTWSDIWLLQKQRRNRSEAVAAKLTVISRQLGVYKRQLDAIEDAVDRPELHVQYAEFLFRAYSGKGLPSEPKWRERVLGRIRATLSRARMLHRLLGMHLYADLPAVREIARMSPSLMSEPDTSAASAATPMWQRKALQIQEWAISPDSRAAVLQAMYVSRTYRESGGGAATQQTSQLADPLAYMALSAAAAVFWAWSVHTVDACTCAPDLPVDIGAGRLAADASSPELDKWVRHGVGSIALHGMPVCKCSAAAWLTHFAEALARGGERWEMGSICANVCLSKLAFS; from the exons ATGATGTCGCACGCCCCCGCGCCGGCAGACCGGCACGTCTGCGACTGCGGCAAGAGCTTCCTCCGCAAAGAACatctccgccgccatcaagcaACCCACAGCGGCCCGGCCTTTAGCTGCCTTGTGTGTGGCCGCTCGTTTAGCCGGAG CGACCTACTGCGCCGTCATGCCGCCATCCACGGcaacgctgccgccgtcccgGATTCACGCAGGGGACGGGCTTGCGACACATGCCACGCCAACAAGACGAggtgcgacggcggcaagcagTGCTCCTTGTGCGCAAAAAGGGGCGTCGAGTGCACCTACGGACGCAGGGAGGCTatctcgccgtcgcagccgccaCGCACCGCATCCGGCTCGCACTCGCCCGtagacggcgcggccgggctcACGTCCGCCTCCgcatcgacgcccgcgaccgTCTCCCCGCCGTCTGCCACGTCCGACCCCGTGGTGCCACCGAGCGCCGCCCTGAGCCTCGGACCACCCAAGGTCGCCCAAAGCAATGGCTCCCATCACGACGGCTTCACCACCAGATCTGCCCTCCAGGCCATCCtgagggccgcggcggcgcactgCTCCGTCACGGCCCCGGCCCagttgtcgccgccgctgaccgTCCCCGGGTCTTGGCTCACTGCATGCACCCAGTCGTACCTCAGCACCTTTCACAACCGGTGGCCGATTGTGCACGCTCCCTCGTTTGACCACGAGACCGACTCAGTCCTGCTGGTTGCGTCCGTCGTCATGGTCAACTCGTGGCTCCACTACGACCGCGGTCTTAAGGAGCTGACGATGCAGATTCACGACGTTCTCGTCAACAAGTCCTTCAAGGATCTG TCCCACGACACGTACGACCCAAGCAGCCCCTGGCCGTTGGAAACGTATCAAGTCGCCCTCCTTAACATCATCTTTGCTTTTGAGACTGGG CGAGAGGCATGCATCaagcgggcgcgccgcctgctcaGTCTCCTCGTCGCAGCGCTGCGGCAAAACAACTGCTTCTGTTCCGAAGCGCAGGACCGCGAGAGGAACACGCATTTTCCCGGCCCATTTGTCCCCTGGGTGTTTACGACCATGGAGCGCTGGAAAAG GTTCGCCTTCACCACGCTCCAGATTGACGtctttctctccctctttTGCAACCAGCCGCCCttgctgcggcgcgaggagctcgacctGGGGCTGACGTCGACGTTTGCCATGTGGAACTCGTACGGGCTGCACATTTTCTTCCCGCGGCATGAGAACGAGCCATGGGCACGAGACGCCTACAAGATGTCCTCGCTAGACGTTGGGTCTCGGCAGCAGTCGCCACAGGGCGTCCTCATCGAGGACGTGCAGCTGTGCCTTTTGGGGACTTGGAGTGACATTTGGCTGCTTCAGAAGCAGCGCCGGAATCGCAGCGAGGCGGTTGCGGCAAAGTTGACGGTCATATCGCGCCAGCTCGGAGTCTACAagcgccagctcgacgccataGAGGACGCCGTGGACCGGCCGGAGCTGCACGTGCAATATGCCGAGTTTCTTTTCAGGGCATACTCGGGCAAGGGCCTGCCGTCAGAGCCCAAGTGGCGGGAGCGGGTTCTCGGGCGCATCCGCGCGACcctgtcgagggcgaggatgctGCATCGCCTCCTCGGGATGCACCTGTACGCGGACCTGCCGGCGGTCCGCGAGATTGCGCGCATGTCGCCTTCGCTCATGTCGGAGCCTgacacgagcgccgccagcgcggcgacgcccatgtgGCAGCGCAAGGCCCTGCAGATCCAGGAATGGGCCATCTCTCCCGAtagccgcgccgccgtcctgcaggcCATGTACGTGTCGCGGACATACcgggagagcggcggcggcgccgcgacgcaaCAGACctcgcagctcgccgacccGCTTGCGTACATGGCGctctcggccgcggcggccgtgttcTGGGCGTGGAGCGTCCACACGGTCGACGCGTGCACGTGCGCGCCGGACCTGCCCGTCGACATCGGCGCCGGAcggctggcggccgacgcgagcAGCCCTGAGCTGGACAAATGGGTCCGGCACGGCGTGGGCAGCATCGCGCTCCACGGCATGCCCGTGTGCAAGTGCAGCGCGGCCGCGTGGCTGACGCACTttgccgaggcgctggccaggggcggcgagcggtgGGAGATGGGCAGCATCTGCGCAAACGTGTGCCTGTCCAAGCTCGCCTTCTCCTGA
- a CDS encoding uncharacterized protein (COG:S~EggNog:ENOG503P0H3), translating to MSSSIKNVALIGAAGGLGPTILRKLVASGAFNITAVRRKGSKSTYPAGTTVVDVDFESPDDLKAALTGQDAVVSLVGVPGLAAQTHIVDAAITTGVKRFIPSEFGSDLENPLARKLPVFAHKVQVADYLAAKARETSLTYTLVSNAAFLDWGLERNFLLATADYKPALYDGGNTVFSATTLESVGDAVVGILKHPEETKNRRVYVEDIKISQNRLLALAKEVTPGKQWLPHQVSVDAVVKEADEKLAKGDYAHENFIPYLFRALFDPVYGPSFEKTDNELLGVKGVDEEFVVELLKRIIKQ from the coding sequence ATGTCCTCCTCCATCAAGAACGTGGCCCTCAtcggcgcggctggcggcctcggccccaCCATTCTCCGCAAACTCGTTGCGTCCGGGGCCTTTAACAtcaccgccgtccgccgcaaGGGTTCCAAGTCGACATACCCCGCAggcaccaccgtcgtcgacgtcgacttCGAGTCTCCCGACGACCTCAAGGCCGCCCTCACCGGCcaggacgccgtcgtctcgctcgtcggcgtccccggcctggccgcccagacgcacatcgtcgacgccgccatcaccaccggcGTGAAGCGCTTCATCCCTTCCGAGTTCGGCTCCGACCTCGAGAACCCGCTGGCCCGCAAGCTGCCCGTCTTCGCCCACAAAGTCCAGGTCGCCGActacctcgccgccaaggcccGCGAGACCTCCCTCACCTACACACTCGTCAGCAACGCCGCGTTCCTGGACTGGGGCCTGGAGAGGAACTTCTtgctcgccaccgccgactACAAGCCCGCGCTGTACGACGGCGGCAATACCGTCTTcagcgccaccaccctcGAGTCGgttggcgacgccgtggtCGGCATTCTCAAGCACCCGGAGGAGACCAAGAACCGCCGCGTCTACGTCGAGGACATCAAGATCTCCCAGAACCGCCTActcgccctggccaaggaggtcACCCCTGGCAAGCAGTGGCTCCCGCACCAGGTCAGCGTCGATGCCGTTGTcaaggaggcggacgagaagctggccaagggcgactACGCGCACGAAAACTTTATCCCCTACCTCTTCCGCGCGCTGTTCGACCCGGTCTATGGGCCCAGCTTCGAGAAGACCGACAATGAGCTATTGGGGGTAAAGGGCGTGGATGAGGAGtttgtcgtcgagctcctgaAGAGGATTATCAAGCAGTAG